One Erinaceus europaeus chromosome 5, mEriEur2.1, whole genome shotgun sequence genomic window carries:
- the AMACR gene encoding alpha-methylacyl-CoA racemase isoform X2, giving the protein MWVNAVLLGAGWCGLSECGALQSGPAAVMALRGVNVVELAGLAPGPFCGMVLADFGAQVLRVDRPGSAGDVSRLARGKRSLALDLKRPRGAAVLRRLCARADVVLEPFRCGVMEKLQLGPEVLQKENPRLIYARLSGFGQSGRFSKVAGHDINYLALSGVLSKLGRNGENPYAPLNLLADFAGGGLMCALGIILALFERTCSGKGQVIDANMVEGTAYLSSFLWKTEKMGLWDQPQGQNLLDGGAHFYTTYRTADGVYMAVGAIEPQFYELLIKGLDLKSDELPHQMSTSDWPEMKKKFAEIFAKKTKAEWCQIFDGTDACVTPVLTFEEVLHHGHNKDRGSFITDEDQVTSPRPAPLLSNTPAIPSSKRDALVGEHTEEILHEFGFTQEEIHQLKKDKIIESFMPRSNL; this is encoded by the exons ATGTGGGTCAACGCGGTCCTCTTAGGGGCGGGTTGGTGTGGGTTGAGCGAGTGTGGGGCTCTCCAGTCTGGTCCTGCAGCTGTCATGGCGCTGCGCGGTGTCAACGTGGTGGAACTGGCAGGCCTGGCCCCTGGCCCGTTCTGCGGCATGGTCCTGGCGGATTTCGGGGCACAGGTGCTGCGTGTGGACCGGCCCGGCTCCGCCGGCGATGTGAGCCGCCTGGCGCGGGGCAAGCGCTCGCTGGCGCTGGACCTGAAGCGGCCGCGCGGGGCGGCAGTGCTGCGGCGCCTGTGCGCCAGGGCGGATGTGGTGCTGGAGCCCTTCCGCTGCG GTGTCATGGAAAAACTCCAGCTTGGCCCAGAGGTTCTGCAAAAGGAGAATCCAAGGCTTATCTATGCAAGATTAAGTGGATTTGGGCAGTCAGGAAGATTCAGTAAGGTAGCAGGCCATGACATCAACTATTTGGCTTTGTCAG GTGTACTGTCAAAACTTGGCAGAAATGGTGAGAATCCATATGCCCCACTGAATCTCTTGGCTGACTTTGCTGGTGGTGGCCTCATGTGTGCACTGGGGATTATCCTGGCTCTTTTTGAACGCACATGCTCTGGCAAAGGTCAGGTCATTGATGCAAACATG GTGGAAGGAACAGCATATCTAAGTTcgtttctgtggaaaactgaaaaaatggGACTGTGGGATCAGCCTCAAGGACAAAACTTGCTAGATGGTGGGGCCCATTTCTACACAACATACAGGACAGCAGATGGGGTGTACATGGCTGTTGGAGCAATAGAACCCCAATTCTATGAGCTTCTGATCAAAG GACTTGACCTAAAGTCTGATGAACTTCCCCATCAGATGAGCACAAGTGATTGGccagaaatgaagaagaaattTGCAGAGATATTTGCAAAGAAGACAAAAGCTGAATGGTGTCAGATCTTTGATGGCACAGATGCATGTGTGACCCCGGTTCTGACTTTTGAAGAGGTTCTCCATCACGGCCATAACAAAGATCGGGGCTCATTTATCACAGATGAAGATCAGGTCACAAGTCCTCGCCCTGCCCCTCTGCTGTCAAACACCCCAGCAATCCCTTCTTCCAAAAGGGATGCTTTGGTGGGAGAACATACTGAAGAGATACTTCATGAATTTGGGTTCACCCAGGAAGAGATCCATCAGcttaagaaagataaaatcaTTGAAAGTTTTATGCCAAGATCTAATCTCTAA
- the AMACR gene encoding alpha-methylacyl-CoA racemase isoform X1 yields MWVNAVLLGAGWCGLSECGALQSGPAAVMALRGVNVVELAGLAPGPFCGMVLADFGAQVLRVDRPGSAGDVSRLARGKRSLALDLKRPRGAAVLRRLCARADVVLEPFRCGVMEKLQLGPEVLQKENPRLIYARLSGFGQSGRFSKVAGHDINYLALSGVLSKLGRNGENPYAPLNLLADFAGGGLMCALGIILALFERTCSGKGQVIDANMQLEKIIKDYKVEGTAYLSSFLWKTEKMGLWDQPQGQNLLDGGAHFYTTYRTADGVYMAVGAIEPQFYELLIKGLDLKSDELPHQMSTSDWPEMKKKFAEIFAKKTKAEWCQIFDGTDACVTPVLTFEEVLHHGHNKDRGSFITDEDQVTSPRPAPLLSNTPAIPSSKRDALVGEHTEEILHEFGFTQEEIHQLKKDKIIESFMPRSNL; encoded by the exons ATGTGGGTCAACGCGGTCCTCTTAGGGGCGGGTTGGTGTGGGTTGAGCGAGTGTGGGGCTCTCCAGTCTGGTCCTGCAGCTGTCATGGCGCTGCGCGGTGTCAACGTGGTGGAACTGGCAGGCCTGGCCCCTGGCCCGTTCTGCGGCATGGTCCTGGCGGATTTCGGGGCACAGGTGCTGCGTGTGGACCGGCCCGGCTCCGCCGGCGATGTGAGCCGCCTGGCGCGGGGCAAGCGCTCGCTGGCGCTGGACCTGAAGCGGCCGCGCGGGGCGGCAGTGCTGCGGCGCCTGTGCGCCAGGGCGGATGTGGTGCTGGAGCCCTTCCGCTGCG GTGTCATGGAAAAACTCCAGCTTGGCCCAGAGGTTCTGCAAAAGGAGAATCCAAGGCTTATCTATGCAAGATTAAGTGGATTTGGGCAGTCAGGAAGATTCAGTAAGGTAGCAGGCCATGACATCAACTATTTGGCTTTGTCAG GTGTACTGTCAAAACTTGGCAGAAATGGTGAGAATCCATATGCCCCACTGAATCTCTTGGCTGACTTTGCTGGTGGTGGCCTCATGTGTGCACTGGGGATTATCCTGGCTCTTTTTGAACGCACATGCTCTGGCAAAGGTCAGGTCATTGATGCAAACATG CAGCTAGAAAAGATTATTAAAGATTATAAG GTGGAAGGAACAGCATATCTAAGTTcgtttctgtggaaaactgaaaaaatggGACTGTGGGATCAGCCTCAAGGACAAAACTTGCTAGATGGTGGGGCCCATTTCTACACAACATACAGGACAGCAGATGGGGTGTACATGGCTGTTGGAGCAATAGAACCCCAATTCTATGAGCTTCTGATCAAAG GACTTGACCTAAAGTCTGATGAACTTCCCCATCAGATGAGCACAAGTGATTGGccagaaatgaagaagaaattTGCAGAGATATTTGCAAAGAAGACAAAAGCTGAATGGTGTCAGATCTTTGATGGCACAGATGCATGTGTGACCCCGGTTCTGACTTTTGAAGAGGTTCTCCATCACGGCCATAACAAAGATCGGGGCTCATTTATCACAGATGAAGATCAGGTCACAAGTCCTCGCCCTGCCCCTCTGCTGTCAAACACCCCAGCAATCCCTTCTTCCAAAAGGGATGCTTTGGTGGGAGAACATACTGAAGAGATACTTCATGAATTTGGGTTCACCCAGGAAGAGATCCATCAGcttaagaaagataaaatcaTTGAAAGTTTTATGCCAAGATCTAATCTCTAA